TGGCATTGCCCAAACGCTGGGGGCAACTAGCCCGCTGTTCGTGCTGCCCATTGCTGTCAGCCTGGGGGAGCGCGTTAGCGGCCGCGCCGTTCTCGGGGCGCTCGTTGCAGTGGGCGGAATAGCACTGCTATTTGGCAGTCGGTAAGCCAGGCGGAGAGGGAGAGATTCGAACTCTCGGAGCCCTGCTCGGGCTCAGCCGATTTCAAGTCGGCCGCAATCGACCACTCTGCCACCTCTCCGCGCCGCTCCTCATCCTATCAAGGCGGCGCTGGGCCGCGTCTAGCCCAGGATCGCGCCGCTCGCGCAATGCGGGTGCCCGTAGAAGGCTTCGCGCTCGCCTACGCGACCGGCCGAATCCAGCCACAGCAGCGAAACATCCCAAATACTGGCATCCGGTGCCAGCGTTACCAGCGTCAAATTGCGCCAGCGCTGGCCGTCTCGCTCGATAATGCGCGGCACGCGCGCGCAGTTGATGCCCAAGGTTCCCTGCGCGTCCGCTGCAACGGCCGTGCGGCGCTGCGCCTGGGTATGGCGCAGCGTGTGGTGCATGTGGCCGAAGGCCACAAACGGCACCGTTTTGCCGGCAGCGCGCGCTTGGGTGATCGCGCCGGCCAGATCGGGATCGCCGTAGTCGCCACCGCGCGGCTCCCAGTCCCGGCCGCAAATCGCTTCAGCGCGATCGCCCAAACCGGCCGGCCCGTTGTGCCCCAGGAAAATGACGGTGTCGTAGGCTGTCTCCCAGGCGGCGGCGGCAATGCGCTCGCGCGAGGCCGCTAAGCTATCAACGCCGTAGCGCTCGCGGTAAAAGGCCTCGGTCGTCCAGCGTGGACCGCCCCAGCTAAACGGACGCCCGCCCACCACCGACAGTTGCAGCTGCGGAAAGTCGCGCTTGCCGTAGCCGATGTGGGCATCGCCCAGCAGATCGAGCTGCTGCCGGACGCGATCTTCGCGCTCGCGATTGTAGGGGCATTTTTGGCGGCCCCAGTGGGTGGCGGTGTACCAGGCATCGTGGTTGCCCAGCACGATGGCCTTGGGCCAATCCAGCGCCGCAATGGCCCGCGCAATGCCAACAGCCTCGTTGCCCAGATCGCCGACAAACAGTACCAAGTCGGCCTGCAGTGATCGCAGCGCTGCCCGCTCCGCCAGCGGATCCCAGCAGTCGTGGATGTCGCCCACCAGGGCAATGTGCGCCCGGCCGTGCATGCTCGCCTCCCAACGACGCTGCCTCTAGCCTAGGGCGAGCAGTGGCGGGGGGCTCACTAAAATAGAGGCAAAGCGAGCAAGGAGGGATGCCCATCACCGCGATTCACGGCAACACCAAGGGCCTCAAATCCAACCAGCTCAAAGCCCTACAGCGCCTTTACCAGCAGCGCGTCCCAGGCGACTGCCCTGTAACGCCGGAACTCGCCCAACGCCTCGCAGCGGTCAGTACCGAGATTGACGTCCCGGTCTGCCTCTACCTCAACCGCCGCGGCCAAGTCGTGCGCGTGGGCGTGGGAACGCCGCATCAAACCCAAATTCCGCCGCTCGAGCTGCCGCGCTACAGTGCCAAGCGCCTCAGCGGCATCCGCTGCATCGCCACCCAACCCAAGCCAGCCCCGCCCAAGGAAGCCAGCCTGACGGCCATGGTGGTACAGCGCCTGGATGCGCTCCTCACCCTGACCCTCACCGGCGAAGGCTTTCAAAAGCGCGGTGGCGCCGCAACCGGCTACGTTCGCGAGACCTATCTGGCTCACCTGTTGCCTCAGGCGGCCGCCGAGGGCGACCCGGCCGAGCGGCCCTACTGGACGGTTTGGCCGCCCATGAGCTTGGATGCGCTCTCCAAGCAGGATTTTTGGGCCCTGGTTGAGAGCCTGGAAGCCGAATTCGAGCGCGAGCACGTGGCCCAGCAGCCCCAAGCGGACCGCGAGCGCGCCATTGTAGTGGGGCTGATGGCCGACGAGCGCAATCCCGACGCGTTTGCCGGGCGGGTTGCCGAGCTGGAGCGCTTGGTCGATACGGCAGGCGGCAAGGTTCTGAGCACCATCACCCAGCGCCGGGCCCAGCCCCATCCCAAAACCGTGGTGGGCGCTGGCAAAATCCAAGAGATTGCGCTCCAGGCCCAAACGCTGGGGGCCTCGCTGGTTGCCTGCGATCGCGACCTGTTGCCCTCGCAAGTGCGCAACTTAGAGGAGTTGCTGGGAACCCGCATCCTGGATCGCACCGAGCTGATTCTAGACATCTTTGCCCAGCACGCGCGCTCCCGCGCCGGCAAACTGCAAGTGGAGCTGGCGCAGCTGGAGTACAAGCTGCCGCGGCTGACCGGTCGGGGCAAAGCCATGTCCCGGCTGGGCGGCGGCATTGGCACGCGCGGCCCGGGCGAGACCCAGCTGGAGACCGAGCGGCGCGCCATCCGGCGCCGCATCGACCGGCTGCAACAGGAAGTCAACCAACTGCAAGCGCACCGCGCGCGGCTGCGCGAGCGGCGCCAGGCCCGCGAGATCCCCTCGGTGGCCTTTGTAGGCTATACCAACGCCGGCAAGTCGACGCTGCTGAACGCCCTAACCAGCGCCGACATTCACACCGCCGATCGGCTCTTTGCCACGCTGGATCCCACCACGCGCCGCCTGGCCGTCCCCGAAGCAGGCCTCGAAGGCAGGCGCGAGATCCTGCTCACCGATACGGTGGGCTTCATCCAACAACTGCCCAGCTCGCTGCTGGATGCGTTTCGCGCCACCTTGGAAGAAGTCACCGAGGCCGATGCCCTGGTGCACGTGGTGGACTTGGCGCACCCGGCCTGGGAGCGCCACATGCAATCCGTGCAGGCCGTTTTATCGGAGCTACCCACGCCGCCCAGCCCCATCCTGACGGCCTTCAACAAAATCGACTGTGCTGACGGGCCAACGCTGACCCAAGCCCGAGCCGAGTTCCCGGAAGCGGCTTTCGTCTCGGCCAGCCAGCGCATGGGGCTCCCAACCCTGCGCACGCGCCTGGGGCAGCTTCTCGAACGCGAGCTGGCCGCAACCGAGCGCTAGCGCCCGGGGAGGCGGGCAGCTCCAAAACCGGCATGTTAGCTTGAGCGGCGGATCCCGTGGGGATCCGGCTATTCTCCCATTGCCCATCCGCACCGAACGGACTTAAGGAGAGATCGAACCGTGCTCAGAACGATCCTGACTGTTGCCGTGGCTCTCGCGCTGTTTGCCTGGGGCGTGCCGCCAGCTGCCGCCCAACAGCAGCAGCAAGCCCCGCCCGAAATGCCAGCGCCCCAAGCCCCCGATATTGAAGTTGGCGAGCAAGAGCTGTCCCAGTTTGCGACCGCCCTCAAACAGATGCAAGCCGTCCAGCGCGAGTCGCGCCAGGAAATGGATGCCATCATTCAGGATGAAGGGCTGAGCGAGCAGCGCTTCACCGAAATCTTGCAGTCGCAGCGCGATGAGGAAGCAGCCGAGGACAGCGACATCCAGGCAGCCACCGAGCAAGAGATGCAGCAGTTCGAGCAGGCCAAGGACCGCATGATCGACGTGCAGCGCGATACCCAATCGCAAATGCAGCAGATCGTCGAGTCCGAAGGCCTAGAACTGCAGCGCTTCAATCGCATCCTGGCTGCCGTCCAGCAAGACCCGGAACTGCAACAGCGGCTGCAGCAACTGATGGCTGAGTGAGCGGCACTCGCCCTTAGCAGTTTGCAACCCAAACCTCCGTTTGCCGGCGGCAAACGGAGGTTTGTTATAAGCGCGCCCGCTCGGACGAGCAGCGATCACGGCACGAGCGGGCGGCAAGCGTTTTGAGGTTGGGGCGGCCGGTGAGCGGCAGGCGCCAGCGCGCCCAGAGCGCGTAGAGGCCGTCGGCAAGCTGCCCCAC
Above is a window of Cyanobacteria bacterium QS_8_64_29 DNA encoding:
- a CDS encoding TIGR04168 family protein encodes the protein MHGRAHIALVGDIHDCWDPLAERAALRSLQADLVLFVGDLGNEAVGIARAIAALDWPKAIVLGNHDAWYTATHWGRQKCPYNREREDRVRQQLDLLGDAHIGYGKRDFPQLQLSVVGGRPFSWGGPRWTTEAFYRERYGVDSLAASRERIAAAAWETAYDTVIFLGHNGPAGLGDRAEAICGRDWEPRGGDYGDPDLAGAITQARAAGKTVPFVAFGHMHHTLRHTQAQRRTAVAADAQGTLGINCARVPRIIERDGQRWRNLTLVTLAPDASIWDVSLLWLDSAGRVGEREAFYGHPHCASGAILG
- the hflX gene encoding GTPase HflX; this encodes MPITAIHGNTKGLKSNQLKALQRLYQQRVPGDCPVTPELAQRLAAVSTEIDVPVCLYLNRRGQVVRVGVGTPHQTQIPPLELPRYSAKRLSGIRCIATQPKPAPPKEASLTAMVVQRLDALLTLTLTGEGFQKRGGAATGYVRETYLAHLLPQAAAEGDPAERPYWTVWPPMSLDALSKQDFWALVESLEAEFEREHVAQQPQADRERAIVVGLMADERNPDAFAGRVAELERLVDTAGGKVLSTITQRRAQPHPKTVVGAGKIQEIALQAQTLGASLVACDRDLLPSQVRNLEELLGTRILDRTELILDIFAQHARSRAGKLQVELAQLEYKLPRLTGRGKAMSRLGGGIGTRGPGETQLETERRAIRRRIDRLQQEVNQLQAHRARLRERRQAREIPSVAFVGYTNAGKSTLLNALTSADIHTADRLFATLDPTTRRLAVPEAGLEGRREILLTDTVGFIQQLPSSLLDAFRATLEEVTEADALVHVVDLAHPAWERHMQSVQAVLSELPTPPSPILTAFNKIDCADGPTLTQARAEFPEAAFVSASQRMGLPTLRTRLGQLLERELAATER